One genomic segment of Helicoverpa zea isolate HzStark_Cry1AcR chromosome 22, ilHelZeax1.1, whole genome shotgun sequence includes these proteins:
- the LOC124641162 gene encoding NADH dehydrogenase [ubiquinone] 1 beta subcomplex subunit 9, which translates to MAHLPLLGVKTHSQKVCSLYKRALRNLEAYYDRRNVYRYQAVLLRDRFNKNAKVTDMRKAVELLKEGENELFMLQHPIPRNFATSVGGVAHERVVTPPDWVIDYWHPLEKAHYPEYFKRREERKKEFIAMWEKEHGPADKKDEKH; encoded by the exons ATGGCGCATCTACCTCTGCTCGGTGTTAAAACTCATTCTCAAAAAGTTTGTTCGCTTTACAAAAGAGCTTTACGTAATTTGGAGGCGTACTATGATAGACG CAATGTGTACCGTTACCAAGCGGTGCTCCTCCGCGACAGGTTCAACAAGAATGCCAAGGTCACCGACATGAGGAAAGCCGTTGAGCTGCTGAAGGAGGGCGAGAATGAATTGTTCATGTTGCAGCATCCTATTCCCAGAAACT TCGCCACCAGCGTCGGTGGTGTCGCCCACGAGCGTGTAGTAACTCCCCCCGACTGGGTCATTGACTACTGGCACCCCCTCGAGAAGGCTCACTACCCGGAATACTTCAAGCGCCGTGAGGAACGCAAGAAAGAATTCATTGCCATGTGGGAGAAGGAACATGGCCCCGCCGACAAGAAGGATGAGAAGCACTGA